The Impatiens glandulifera chromosome 3, dImpGla2.1, whole genome shotgun sequence genome contains a region encoding:
- the LOC124929229 gene encoding adenylosuccinate synthetase 2, chloroplastic, giving the protein MAAAAAAAMNLSSLRLDSNSILAPERSFRISGGNYSSRVCLNLRRNIAVCAVKSQATASVTDQNRGLSQIDSLSQVSGVLGSQWGDEGKGKLVDILAKHFDIVARCQGGANAGHTIYNSEGKKFALHLVPSGILNEETLCVIGNGVVVHLPGLFKEIDGLESSGVSCQGRILVSDRAHLLFDFHQVVDGLREAELAKSFIGTTKRGIGPCYSSKVIRNGIRVGDLRHMDTFRQKLDILMADAAARFPGFKYDQDVLTEECKKYEKYAERLEPFIADTVHVMNESIAQNKKILVEGGQATMLDIDFGTYPFVTSSSPSAGGICTGLGIAPRVLGDLIGVVKAYTTRVGSGPFPTEILGKGGDLLRFAGQEFGTTTGRPRRCGWLDIVALKFCNQINGFSSLNLTKLDVLSDLPEIKLGVSYKYPDGTPIKSFPSDLLTLEQLQVEYEVMPGWNTDISAVRHYSDLPKAARNYVERIEELVGIPINYIGVGPGRDALIYK; this is encoded by the exons AtggccgccgccgccgccgctgCGATGAACCTTTCATCTCTCAGACTCGACTCGAATTCCATTCTAGCTCCTGAAAGAAGCTTCCGAATCTCTGGAGGAAATTATAGCTCTCGCGTATGTCTGAACCTTCGTCGGAATATCGCCGTATGCGCCGTGAAATCGCAGGCAACGGCATCGGTAACTGATCAGAACAGGGGGCTGAGTCAAATCGATTCTCTGAGTCAGGTATCTGGTGTATTGGGATCTCAATGGGGTGACGAAGGAAAGGGAAAACTCGTTGATATCCTGGCCAAGCATTTTGATATTGTCGCTCGCTGTCAG GGTGGGGCTAATGCTGGCCACACAATCTACAATTCAGAGGGAAAGAAGTTTGCTCTTCACCTTGTTCCTTCTGGTATTCTCAATGAAGAAACCCTATGTGTAATTGGTAATGGGGTGGTTGTACATTTACCTGGATTGTTCAAAGAAATTGATGGTCTAGAATCTAGTGGCGTTTCTTGCCAAGGGAGGATCCTTGTTTCTGATCGGGCTCATCTGTTGTTTGATTTTCATCAAGTGGTTGATGGCCTTAGAGAAGCTGAGTTGGCCAAATCTTTCATTGGCACTACCAAGCGAGGCATTGGGCCGTGTTACTCGAGCAAAGTGATTCGTAATGGTATTAGAGTTGGTGATTTAAGGCATATGGACACTTTCCGTCAGAAGCTTGACATTTTAATGGCGGATGCAGCTGCAAGATTTCCAGGGTTTAAATATGATCAAGATGTGCTCACGGAAGAGTGTAAGAAGTATGAGAAATATGCTGAGAGGTTAGAACCTTTCATTGCTGATACTGTCCATGTCATGAATGAATCCATTGCCCAAAATAAGAAGATCCTAGTGGAAGGTGGTCAAGCAACCATGCTGGACATTGACTTCGGAACATACCCCTTTGTGACTTCCTCTAGTCCATCAGCTGGTGGAATTTGTACTGGTCTTGGCATTGCTCCTAGAGTTCTTGGTGATCTCATTGGCGTG GTAAAGGCATACACTACAAGAGTTGGCTCAGGTCCTTTCCCCACTGAAATATTGGGGAAAGGTGGCGATCTTCTTAGGTTTGCTGGTCAGGAGTTCGGCACAACTACTGGCCGTCCTCGCCGTTGTGGCTGGCTTGATATAGTTGCTCTTAAGTTCTGCAATCAGATTAATGGATTCTCTTCTCTAAATCTGACTAAACTTGATGTTTTGTCTGATCTTCCTGAAATCAAATTGGGTGTATCTTATAAATACCCTGATGGCACTCCAATCAAGTCATTCCCTTCCGATCTTCTCACCCTGGAGCAGTTACAG GTGGAGTATGAAGTTATGCCTGGATGGAATACTGATATTTCCGCTGTTAGACACTACTCGGATCTTCCAAAGGCTGCACGGAACTATGTTGAGAGAATAGAAGAACTCGTTGGTATCCCTATTAATTACATAGGTGTTGGGCCAGGTCGTGATGCCCTTATTTACAAGTAG
- the LOC124929230 gene encoding dehydration-responsive element-binding protein 2F-like — MENCRKVNYPHQKTWKKGPPRGKGGPLNASCGYRGVRQRTWGKWVAEIREPKKKNRLWLGSFSTAEEAAMAYDQAATRLYGPDTYLNLPHLQPKTATNNSPIKWFPSTSKTTHLPRFHATTTPWLNLSAQPSLHSIHQKLQQLNNNKIGLIKHQQPPTITTTQPEPPTAQSEEKPQIDLHEFLMQMGILKGDDNQQQPSANSHGKDVVNVQGRLYAIEEKSFNWETLIDMHDGLNDQDKQIHNDHLPEGGGEEEQDRYFSYTLPCFHEELSFGDNLWNFC, encoded by the coding sequence ATGGAAAATTGCAGAAAGGTTAATTACCCACATCAAAAAACATGGAAGAAAGGTCCGCCGAGAGGAAAAGGCGGCCCACTAAATGCATCTTGCGGTTACAGAGGTGTCCGTCAGCGAACATGGGGGAAATGGGTGGCAGAGATCAGAGAGCCCAAGAAAAAAAACAGACTCTGGCTCGGCTCTTTCTCCACAGCCGAGGAAGCAGCCATGGCCTATGACCAAGCAGCCACAAGGCTATATGGTCCAGACACATACCTAAACCTGCCTCATCTCCAACCAAAAACAGCAACCAACAACAGCCCGATTAAATGGTTTCCATCGACTTCAAAAACAACGCATCTGCCTAGGTTTCACGCTACTACCACTCCATGGCTCAATCTTAGTGCTCAACCAAGTCTTCATTCTATTCACCAAAAGCTACAGCAgctcaacaacaacaaaattggGCTAATTAAACATCAGCAGCCACCTACTATAACAACAACCCAACCAGAACCACCAACAGCTCAGTCTGAGGAAAAGCCTCAGATTGATCTTCATGAATTCCTCATGCAGATGGGAATATTGAAAGGAGATGATAACCAACAACAGCCTAGCGCTAATTCACATGGCAAAGATGTGGTTAATGTCCAGGGAAGACTCTATGCCATAGAGGAGAAGAGTTTCAATTGGGAAACATTGATAGATATGCATGATGGATTGAATGATCAAGACAAACAGATTCATAATGATCATCTTCctgaaggaggaggagaagaagaacaagataGATATTTTTCCTATACACTTCCCTGTTTCCATGAAGAGCTATCTTTTGGCGATAATTTATGGAATTTCTGTTAG
- the LOC124930783 gene encoding V-type proton ATPase subunit H: MPIDQAELTTEQVLKRDIPWETYMTMKLITGTGLQLLRRYDNKPESSRAALLDDDGPAYVRVFVGILRDITKEDTIEYVLALIDETLAANPKRARLFYDKSLASEDIYEPFLRLLQYGNWFIQEKSCKILSVIVSARPKSHDVYVNGEASKSKGKLKTIDDALNGLVEWLCAQLRSPSHPTRGISTSINALATLLKEPTVRSSFVQADGVKLLIPLISPASTQQSIQLLYETCLCIWLLSFYEPAVEYLATSRTIPRLIDVVKGSTKEKVVRVVVLTLRNLLPKGTFGAQMVDLGLPQIVQNLKAQAWSDEDLLEALNQLEEGLKDNIKKLSSFDKYKQEVLLGHLDWSPMHKDPIFWREKINNFEENDFQILRVLITILGTSNDPRALSVACYDLSQFIQYHPAGRVIVTDLKAKDQVMKLMNHENSEVTKNALLCIQRLFLGAKYASFLQA; this comes from the exons ATGCCGATCGATCAAGCTGAGTTAACTACAGAACAG GTTCTGAAAAGGGATATCCCATGGGAGACATACATGACAATGAAGCTTATCACTGGAACTGGACTTCAGTTATTGAGGCGTTACGATAACAAACCTGAAAGTTCCAGGGCCGCACTGCTGGATGAT GATGGTCCTGCTTATGTTCGAGTATTTGTTGGCATTTTACGCGACATAACTAAAGAAGATACAATAGAATATGTTCTGGCTTTAATTGATGAAACACTTGCAG CAAATCCAAAGAGAGCCAGGTTATTTTATGACAAATCTCTTGCTAGTGAAGATATATACGAGCCTTTCTTGAG ATTGCTTCAATATGGCAACTGGTTCATACAGGAGAAAAGCTGTAAGATACTCTCTGTGATAGTGAG TGCTAGGCCTAAAAGCCATGATGTCTATGTAAATGGAGAAGCATCTAAATCAAAGGGGAAATTGAAGACCATTGATGATGCTCTGAATGGGCTGGTAGAATGGCTTTGTGCACAG CTGAGGAGCCCTTCCCATCCAACTCGTGGCATCTCAACATCTATTAATGCTCTGGCAACACTGCTGAAAGAACCAACAGTCAGATCTTCATTTGTTCAAGCAGATGGAGTGAAGTTACTCATTCCTCTGATCTCTCCTGCATCCACTCAACAGTCTATTCAG CTTCTTTATGAAACATGCCTTTGCATTTGGCTCTTGTCATTTTACGAGCCTGCTGTTGAGTATTTGGCTACTTCAAGAACCATACCACGACTAATAGATGTTGTCAAGGGATCAACAAAGGAGAAG GTTGTGAGGGTGGTGGTTTTAACTCTTCGGAACTTACTTCCGAAAGGGACTTTCGGTGCACAGATGGTTGATCTAGGGTTGCCTCAGATTGTTCAGAATCTAAAAGCACAGGCATGGAGTGATGAG GACCTGTTGGAGGCTTTAAACCAACTTGAAGAAGGCCTCAAAGATAACATCAAGAAACTGAGCTCTTTCGACAAGTATAAGCAGGAAGTTCTACTTGGCCATCTAGACTGGTCACCCATGCACAAAGATCCCATATTCTGGCGtgaaaagattaataattttgaagaaaatgatTTCCAG ATTCTTAGGGTGTTGATTACCATTTTGGGCACTTCCAACGATCCAAGGGCCCTGTCGGTGGCTTGCTATGACCTTTCTCAGTTTATTCAGTACCATCCTGCTGGTCGGGTTATAGTAACCGACCTCAAAGCTAAGGATCAGGTTATGAAACTGATGAATCACGAGAATTCCGAGGTTACCAAAAATGCACTTCTTTGCATCCAGAGACTATTCCTTGGTGCCAAGTACGCCAGCTTCCTGCAGGCATAA